One Faecalicatena sp. Marseille-Q4148 DNA window includes the following coding sequences:
- a CDS encoding aminotransferase class V-fold PLP-dependent enzyme — MKRLDEKLAEYSVGDSYPFHMPGHKRNGKLPYPLPYGLDITEIDGFDDLHHAEGILKEAQERAAEIYHAEESHFLVNGSTVGILSAILGTTKRGDKILVARNCHKSVYHAIEMNELQPVYIYPEFLTEMHLNGEISAEEIERALREHEGIRAVMIVSPTYDGVVSDVRAIGEIVHRYEIPLIVDEAHGAHFGFGTIFPENSNICGADIVIHSLHKTLPSMTQTAILHINGERINRGRVRKYLHMLQSSSPSYVLMASIDACMDFLQTEGEKWFCEYESMLLAAWERLSGLKHLKVIKTEQFDLSKIIISTLNCNMTSGELYHILLEKYHLQMEMKAESYVLAMTTVCDSEEGMKRLVEALFSIDEELKEQNFDTVFTEERFPEADVCMTSAEIERLPEIDFEIRPWEDCEGWISAEYAYLYPPGIPLLAPGERINRAIIDWLMHYREMGFSVEGSMTEGMLKVTGERNNE, encoded by the coding sequence ATGAAGAGATTAGATGAAAAACTGGCAGAATATTCTGTCGGAGACAGTTATCCGTTTCATATGCCGGGGCATAAGAGAAACGGGAAGCTGCCATATCCATTGCCGTATGGGCTAGATATTACGGAAATTGACGGATTTGATGACTTACATCATGCAGAAGGAATTTTAAAAGAGGCACAGGAAAGAGCAGCAGAAATTTATCATGCAGAGGAGAGCCATTTTCTTGTCAATGGAAGTACCGTTGGAATATTAAGTGCAATTCTCGGAACAACGAAGCGGGGAGATAAGATTCTTGTGGCGCGCAATTGTCATAAATCCGTCTACCATGCCATTGAAATGAATGAACTGCAGCCGGTGTATATTTATCCGGAATTTCTTACCGAGATGCATTTGAATGGAGAGATTTCAGCAGAAGAGATTGAAAGAGCGCTCCGGGAACATGAGGGAATACGGGCAGTTATGATTGTATCTCCAACTTATGACGGAGTAGTTTCAGATGTGCGTGCTATTGGGGAAATCGTTCATAGATATGAAATCCCGCTGATCGTTGATGAGGCACATGGAGCTCATTTCGGATTTGGAACAATATTCCCGGAGAATTCGAATATATGTGGAGCGGATATTGTAATTCATAGTCTTCATAAAACATTGCCGTCTATGACACAGACGGCAATTCTTCATATTAATGGAGAACGTATAAATCGGGGGCGGGTACGAAAATATCTGCACATGCTGCAGAGCAGCAGTCCGTCCTATGTTTTGATGGCATCCATAGATGCGTGCATGGATTTTCTCCAGACAGAAGGAGAAAAATGGTTTTGTGAATATGAAAGCATGCTTCTTGCGGCGTGGGAGAGACTTTCGGGTTTAAAGCATTTGAAGGTAATAAAAACGGAGCAGTTTGATCTGTCAAAGATTATCATCTCGACATTGAACTGCAATATGACAAGCGGAGAATTGTACCACATTCTTCTGGAAAAATATCATCTTCAGATGGAAATGAAAGCAGAAAGTTATGTACTTGCCATGACGACAGTATGTGACAGCGAAGAGGGAATGAAACGTCTTGTGGAAGCGCTGTTTTCTATTGATGAAGAACTGAAAGAACAGAACTTTGATACAGTGTTTACAGAAGAACGGTTCCCGGAAGCGGATGTATGTATGACAAGCGCAGAGATAGAACGCCTTCCGGAAATAGATTTTGAGATAAGACCGTGGGAAGACTGTGAGGGTTGGATCTCGGCGGAATATGCATATCTTTATCCACCGGGAATTCCGCTTCTTGCGCCGGGAGAGAGGATAAATCGGGCAATCATTGACTGGCTTATGCATTATCGGGAAATGGGCTTCTCGGTTGAAGGATCTATGACAGAAGGAATGTTAAAAGTAACAGGAGAGAGAAACAATGAATAA
- the holB gene encoding DNA polymerase III subunit delta' — protein sequence MVNNGFKKIVGHKEIIDYIQTAVKEDKVSHAYILNGERGSGKKLLANLFAITLQCQNKEGLEPCYECQSCRQIMSDNNPDVIRVTHEKPNTISVDDIREQINADIQIKPYSDPYKIYIVPNADLMTVQAQNALLKTIEEPPAYAVIFLLTENAETLLPTIRSRCVMLKLRNIKDKLVKKYLMEQLEIPDYQANICASFAQGNMGRAIMLASSEHFNEIKEETVQLLKYIRDMELDEVVQAVKKLGEYKLEITDLLDLFTVWYRDELLYKATKDVNGVIFSDQLGVIKEQVKRSSYEGLEAILSAIETAKTRLKANVNFDLVMELLLLTIKEN from the coding sequence ATGGTAAATAATGGATTTAAAAAAATCGTTGGTCATAAAGAGATTATTGATTATATTCAGACAGCAGTAAAAGAAGACAAAGTTTCTCATGCATATATTTTGAACGGAGAACGCGGTTCAGGTAAGAAACTGCTGGCGAATTTATTCGCAATAACACTTCAGTGTCAGAACAAAGAAGGCCTGGAGCCTTGCTACGAATGTCAGTCATGCCGGCAGATTATGAGTGATAACAATCCGGATGTCATTCGTGTGACACATGAGAAGCCGAATACGATCAGCGTAGATGATATTCGTGAACAGATTAATGCAGACATTCAGATCAAGCCATACAGTGATCCGTATAAGATTTACATTGTCCCAAATGCGGATCTTATGACAGTACAGGCGCAGAATGCACTTCTGAAGACAATTGAAGAGCCGCCGGCATATGCAGTGATCTTTTTGCTGACAGAGAATGCAGAGACGCTTCTGCCAACGATCCGGTCACGCTGCGTTATGCTGAAACTGAGAAATATCAAAGATAAGCTTGTGAAGAAATATCTTATGGAACAATTGGAGATTCCGGATTATCAGGCAAATATCTGTGCATCTTTCGCGCAGGGCAATATGGGAAGAGCGATCATGCTGGCATCTTCTGAACATTTTAACGAGATCAAAGAAGAAACGGTTCAGCTTTTGAAGTATATCAGAGATATGGAACTTGATGAAGTAGTTCAGGCTGTGAAGAAGCTCGGAGAATATAAGCTGGAGATCACAGATCTTTTGGATCTGTTTACAGTATGGTATCGGGATGAACTGCTTTATAAAGCAACGAAAGATGTGAATGGAGTTATTTTCTCAGATCAGCTCGGCGTAATTAAGGAACAGGTAAAGAGAAGTTCTTATGAAGGGCTGGAAGCAATTCTTTCTGCAATTGAGACTGCAAAGACAAGATTGAAAGCCAATGTAAACTTTGATCTTGTTATGGAATTGTTATTATTGACGATAAAGGAGAATTAA
- a CDS encoding stage 0 sporulation family protein — protein sequence MTTIIGVRFRTAGKIYFFAPGKFPVKTGDQVIVETARGVEFGNVVTGPKDVEDDMITQPLKSVIRIATEEDKRIEVKNREKEKEAFKICLEKIRKHGLEMKLIDAEYTFDNNKVLFYFTADGRIDFRELVKDLASVFRTRIELRQIGVRDETKIRGGIGICGRPLCCHTYLSEFAPVSIKMAKEQNLSLNPTKISGVCGRLMCCLTNEEETYEYLNSRLPSIGDTVTTVEGLKGEVQSLSVLRQLVKVVVTLENDEKEIREYKVSELKFRPRHRKKEVKLSKEEMKELAALEKNEGASKLNDN from the coding sequence ATGACCACAATTATAGGAGTCAGATTCCGGACTGCGGGAAAAATATATTTCTTCGCACCGGGAAAGTTTCCGGTAAAGACGGGAGATCAGGTCATTGTAGAGACAGCAAGAGGAGTAGAATTCGGCAATGTTGTAACAGGTCCGAAAGATGTGGAAGATGATATGATCACACAGCCTCTCAAATCAGTGATCCGGATCGCGACAGAAGAAGATAAGAGGATTGAAGTAAAGAACCGGGAGAAAGAAAAAGAAGCTTTTAAGATCTGCCTTGAGAAGATTCGCAAGCATGGGCTTGAGATGAAGCTGATCGATGCAGAGTATACATTTGATAATAATAAAGTATTGTTTTATTTTACAGCAGACGGAAGAATTGATTTCCGTGAGCTGGTAAAGGATCTGGCAAGTGTGTTCCGCACAAGAATTGAGCTGAGACAGATCGGAGTCAGAGATGAAACGAAGATCCGGGGCGGAATCGGAATCTGCGGACGACCGCTTTGCTGCCACACATATTTGTCAGAATTTGCGCCGGTATCTATCAAGATGGCAAAAGAACAGAATCTGTCACTGAATCCGACAAAGATTTCAGGAGTATGCGGACGTCTGATGTGCTGTCTGACAAACGAAGAAGAGACATATGAATATCTGAACAGTCGTCTGCCGTCAATCGGAGATACTGTAACAACAGTAGAAGGACTGAAAGGCGAGGTACAGTCTCTGAGTGTTCTTCGTCAGCTTGTGAAAGTCGTAGTGACACTGGAAAATGACGAGAAAGAGATTCGGGAATATAAAGTAAGCGAGCTGAAATTCCGTCCGAGACATCGAAAGAAAGAAGTGAAGCTTTCGAAAGAAGAGATGAAAGAGCTGGCTGCTTTAGAGAAGAATGAAGGAGCGTCAAAATTAAATGACAACTAA
- a CDS encoding tRNA1(Val) (adenine(37)-N6)-methyltransferase, producing MTTNLKQGERLDDLQIKGYEIIQHPGKFCFGMDSSLLSSFVRVKSQDRVLDLGTGTGILPILLEAKTKGKHFTGLEIQEESADMARRSVLHNHLEEKIEIITGDIKEASAIFGHVSFDVVVTNPPYMIGQHGLKNETDAMTIARHETLCTLDDILRESAKLLPFKGRFYMVHRPFRLAEILSKMVAYKIEPKRMRLVYPYVDKEPNMVLIEGVRGGNSRMTVEKPLIVYEKDGSYTQEVLELYQPK from the coding sequence ATGACAACTAATCTGAAACAAGGAGAACGTCTGGATGATCTTCAGATCAAAGGATATGAGATCATTCAGCATCCGGGGAAATTTTGTTTTGGAATGGACAGTTCACTTTTGTCAAGTTTTGTGAGAGTAAAGTCCCAGGATCGGGTGCTTGATCTCGGCACAGGAACAGGAATTCTTCCGATTCTTCTGGAAGCAAAGACAAAAGGAAAACATTTTACCGGACTTGAGATCCAGGAAGAGAGTGCAGATATGGCGAGAAGGAGCGTCCTGCACAATCATCTGGAAGAAAAGATTGAGATTATAACAGGAGATATCAAAGAGGCATCCGCCATATTCGGGCATGTCTCTTTTGATGTTGTTGTGACAAATCCGCCCTATATGATTGGACAGCATGGGTTGAAAAATGAAACGGATGCCATGACGATCGCGCGCCATGAGACATTATGTACGCTGGATGATATTTTGCGGGAAAGTGCAAAGTTGCTCCCGTTTAAAGGACGTTTTTATATGGTGCACAGACCATTTAGGCTGGCAGAAATTCTGTCAAAAATGGTGGCATATAAGATTGAACCGAAGCGTATGCGGCTTGTATATCCGTATGTAGATAAGGAACCGAATATGGTGCTGATCGAAGGCGTTCGCGGAGGTAATTCCCGGATGACGGTGGAGAAGCCGCTGATTGTCTATGAGAAAGACGGAAGTTATACGCAGGAAGTGCTGGAATTGTATCAGCCGAAATAA
- the rsmI gene encoding 16S rRNA (cytidine(1402)-2'-O)-methyltransferase gives MAGTLYLCATPIGNLEDMTFRVIRTLKEVDLIAAEDTRNSIKLLNHFEIKTPMTSYHEYNKIEKGRKLVEKLLEGQNIALITDAGTPGISDPGEELVKMCCEAGVTVTSLPGAAACITALTISGLATRRFAFEAFLPTDKKERQEVLKELVNDTRTLILYEAPHRLVKTLHELSETLGEERKIAVCRELTKKHETAFRTTLGEAIDYYEENEPKGECVLVIEGRSREEIKKEQQMKWEEISLEEHMAHYEQQGMSRKEAMKCVAKDRGISKRDVYQQLL, from the coding sequence ATGGCAGGAACTTTGTACTTGTGTGCGACGCCCATTGGAAATCTGGAAGATATGACCTTTCGGGTTATACGCACGCTGAAAGAAGTTGACTTAATTGCAGCAGAAGATACAAGAAATAGTATTAAGCTATTAAATCATTTCGAAATAAAAACTCCTATGACGAGTTATCATGAATATAATAAGATAGAAAAAGGAAGAAAGCTCGTTGAGAAGCTTCTGGAAGGACAGAATATTGCACTGATTACTGATGCCGGAACGCCGGGGATTTCCGATCCGGGAGAGGAACTTGTGAAAATGTGCTGTGAGGCAGGGGTTACGGTAACCTCTCTGCCGGGAGCCGCTGCATGTATAACGGCGCTTACTATCTCAGGGCTTGCGACAAGAAGATTTGCTTTTGAAGCATTTCTTCCAACAGATAAGAAAGAGCGGCAGGAAGTTCTGAAGGAACTGGTGAATGACACGCGGACACTGATTCTTTATGAAGCGCCACACAGACTTGTCAAAACACTGCATGAACTGTCAGAGACATTAGGGGAAGAACGAAAGATTGCCGTGTGCCGGGAACTTACGAAGAAACATGAGACGGCATTTCGCACGACGCTGGGAGAGGCAATCGACTATTACGAAGAAAATGAACCGAAAGGGGAATGTGTTCTTGTAATAGAAGGGCGCAGCAGAGAAGAAATTAAAAAAGAGCAGCAGATGAAGTGGGAAGAAATTTCCCTGGAAGAACATATGGCACATTATGAACAGCAGGGAATGTCAAGAAAAGAAGCAATGAAGTGTGTAGCGAAAGATCGGGGAATCAGTAAAAGAGACGTGTATCAGCAGCTTTTATAG
- a CDS encoding GntR family transcriptional regulator: protein MKANRTIKDTVYQNIMNSIISSEYKPNDIITERELIEKYGCSKSPVRDALIALCNEKVLISHPRYGYEVVRLTGDDIRNILEFRFALEGFLLEKSFSSITSDDLNELRRLDELCEQTLKESMWTHWEANTQFHLKLASFSHNTYALEQLSAAMTRLKRAYAQFYWENWTTATPHNDVRFHENIIQELEHGNIQKCISYLKDDLNDFGF from the coding sequence ATGAAAGCAAATCGTACAATAAAAGATACTGTCTACCAAAATATCATGAACAGTATCATTTCTTCTGAATATAAGCCAAATGATATCATTACAGAACGGGAGCTGATTGAAAAATACGGCTGCAGCAAGTCCCCGGTCCGGGATGCCCTAATTGCACTTTGCAATGAGAAAGTTCTCATCAGCCATCCTCGTTATGGATATGAAGTAGTCCGCCTTACCGGAGATGACATTCGCAATATTCTGGAATTTCGTTTCGCTCTGGAAGGCTTCTTATTAGAGAAGAGTTTTTCCTCTATTACCTCAGATGATCTGAATGAGCTTCGCCGGCTTGATGAACTCTGCGAACAGACATTGAAAGAAAGTATGTGGACACACTGGGAAGCAAATACCCAATTCCATTTGAAGCTTGCTTCTTTTTCACATAATACCTACGCACTGGAACAGCTTTCAGCTGCCATGACAAGATTAAAACGCGCCTACGCCCAATTCTACTGGGAGAATTGGACAACCGCTACTCCTCATAACGATGTCCGTTTCCACGAAAATATCATTCAGGAGCTGGAACACGGCAATATTCAAAAATGTATTTCTTATCTGAAAGATGATTTGAATGACTTTGGATTTTAG
- a CDS encoding serine dehydratase subunit alpha family protein, with protein sequence MEKTDKRYGTYVQILKEELIPAMGCTEPIALAYASAKAREVLGAMPEKVLLEVSGSIIKNVKSVIVPNTDGLKGIPAAATAGIVAGKAEKELEVISVVTADEIATMKQFLEEVPIQVKHVDNGLTFEIIVTVYNGDSYAKVRIANYHTNIVLIEKDGEKLLEIPVKGENEEGLADRSLLNMEGIWDFVNSVEIEDIKEVIGRQIEYNTAISEEGLRGNYGANIGSVLLDMEGNNIRTRAKAKAAAGSDARMNGCELPVIINSGSGNQGMTCSLPVIEYAKELKASEEQLYRALVLSNLVAIHQKTGIGRLSAYCGAVCAGAAAGTGIAYLCGGGFEEVTHTVVNALAITSGIVCDGAKASCAAKIASAVDAGILGYNMYIRGQQFYAGDGIVTKGADETIRNVGRLGKEGMKETNEEIIDIMVGGMC encoded by the coding sequence ATGGAAAAGACAGATAAGAGATATGGTACCTACGTCCAGATTTTGAAAGAAGAACTGATTCCGGCGATGGGATGTACAGAACCGATCGCATTGGCGTATGCGTCAGCAAAAGCGCGGGAAGTACTTGGTGCGATGCCGGAAAAAGTACTGCTTGAAGTAAGCGGAAGTATTATTAAGAATGTCAAATCAGTAATCGTGCCGAATACTGACGGCTTAAAAGGAATTCCGGCAGCAGCGACAGCGGGGATTGTAGCAGGAAAAGCGGAAAAAGAGCTGGAAGTCATTTCTGTTGTGACAGCAGATGAGATTGCAACAATGAAACAGTTTCTGGAAGAAGTACCGATTCAGGTAAAACATGTTGATAACGGGCTGACATTTGAAATTATCGTAACAGTATATAATGGGGATTCCTATGCGAAAGTTAGAATCGCTAACTATCACACAAATATTGTTCTGATCGAGAAAGACGGAGAAAAACTGCTTGAAATTCCGGTAAAAGGCGAGAATGAGGAAGGGTTGGCAGACCGTTCACTTCTTAATATGGAAGGAATCTGGGATTTTGTAAATTCTGTGGAAATTGAAGATATTAAAGAAGTGATCGGACGGCAGATTGAGTATAATACAGCAATTTCAGAAGAAGGACTTCGGGGTAACTATGGAGCTAATATCGGAAGCGTTCTTCTTGATATGGAAGGAAATAATATCCGTACAAGAGCGAAAGCAAAGGCAGCGGCAGGATCTGATGCGAGAATGAATGGATGCGAACTTCCGGTTATTATCAACTCCGGCAGTGGAAATCAGGGAATGACATGTTCTCTTCCGGTCATTGAATATGCAAAAGAATTAAAAGCAAGTGAAGAGCAGCTTTATCGTGCTTTGGTGCTGTCTAATCTTGTGGCAATTCACCAGAAGACAGGAATTGGCCGTCTGAGTGCGTATTGTGGCGCTGTATGTGCAGGGGCAGCAGCCGGAACAGGAATTGCCTATCTGTGCGGAGGCGGATTTGAAGAAGTGACTCATACAGTGGTAAATGCACTTGCGATTACATCAGGAATTGTATGTGACGGAGCGAAAGCTTCCTGCGCAGCAAAGATTGCATCTGCAGTTGATGCCGGAATTCTTGGATATAATATGTACATCCGCGGACAGCAGTTCTATGCGGGCGACGGAATTGTAACAAAAGGAGCTGATGAAACAATCCGCAATGTAGGACGTCTCGGAAAAGAAGGTATGAAAGAGACAAACGAAGAGATTATCGATATTATGGTAGGCGGAATGTGTTAA
- a CDS encoding AAA family ATPase, whose translation MLYLSCFEFPDIEQEYDFIFRQKKTCYDTYYPFQILSKHQFRRIDFEPMTILYGGNGSGKTTALNVIGEKLGLHRDSLYNRSGFFEDYIQMCGMKLERRVPKDSAIITSDDVFDFMLNLRSINEGIDRKREELFEEYLQAKYNHFQMKSLDDYEQLKKVNAARSSTQSKYIRKTLSDNVREHSNGESAFLYFSEKIKENGLYLLDEPENSLSPAKQQELLRFLEDSVRFFGCQFIIATHSPFLLSMRGAKIYDLDEEIVDVKRWSELENVRAYYEFFKKHEEAFADKKK comes from the coding sequence ATGTTGTATTTGTCATGCTTTGAATTTCCTGATATTGAGCAAGAGTATGATTTTATTTTTCGCCAGAAGAAGACTTGCTATGACACATATTATCCATTTCAGATTTTATCAAAACATCAATTTCGCAGAATTGATTTCGAACCGATGACAATTCTGTATGGTGGAAATGGCTCCGGAAAGACAACGGCGCTTAATGTGATCGGAGAAAAGCTGGGACTGCATAGAGATTCTTTGTACAATCGTTCTGGTTTTTTTGAAGATTATATTCAGATGTGCGGCATGAAGTTAGAGCGGCGGGTTCCAAAAGACAGTGCAATCATTACAAGTGACGATGTATTTGACTTTATGCTGAATCTTCGCAGCATTAACGAAGGCATAGACAGAAAACGTGAAGAATTATTTGAAGAGTATCTGCAGGCAAAATATAACCATTTTCAGATGAAGTCTTTGGATGATTACGAGCAGTTAAAGAAAGTAAATGCGGCAAGAAGCAGTACACAGTCAAAATATATCAGAAAAACGTTGTCAGACAATGTAAGAGAACACTCCAATGGGGAAAGTGCGTTTCTTTATTTTTCAGAAAAGATTAAAGAAAATGGACTTTATTTGCTGGATGAGCCGGAAAATAGTCTGTCACCGGCAAAACAGCAGGAGCTTTTACGTTTTTTAGAAGATTCTGTGAGATTCTTTGGATGTCAATTCATAATTGCAACACATTCTCCGTTTCTTCTTTCGATGCGGGGAGCAAAAATCTATGATCTGGATGAAGAAATCGTTGATGTAAAACGGTGGAGTGAGCTTGAAAATGTGCGGGCATATTATGAGTTTTTTAAGAAACATGAAGAGGCATTTGCGGATAAAAAGAAGTAA
- the ugpC gene encoding sn-glycerol-3-phosphate ABC transporter ATP-binding protein UgpC, translated as MASLSLKHINKTYPNGFEAVKDFNLEIEDKEFIIFVGPSGCGKSTTLRMIAGLEEITSGELKIGDKVVNDVEPKDRDIAMVFQNYALYPHMTVYDNMAFGLKLRKVPKDEIDKMVHEAARILDLEPLLDRKPKALSGGQRQRVAMGRAIVRSPKVFLMDEPLSNLDAKLRGQMRIEISKLHQRLGTTIIYVTHDQVEAMTLGTRIVVMSAGIVQQVDTPKALYDTPCNLFVAGFIGSPQMNFLDATCKVNGGKVSLQVGAANIALPDAKGKKLIEGGYEGKTVVLGIRPEDVHDEADFIAKSPDTCIEATIRVYEMLGAEANLYFDYEGANMTARVEPRTPARPGDTVKFAFDADKIHVFDKETEMTITN; from the coding sequence ATGGCAAGTTTATCATTAAAACACATTAACAAGACATATCCGAACGGATTTGAAGCTGTTAAAGACTTCAACCTTGAGATTGAAGATAAAGAATTCATCATCTTCGTAGGACCATCAGGATGTGGTAAATCAACTACACTTCGTATGATCGCTGGTCTGGAAGAAATTACATCCGGTGAATTAAAGATCGGAGATAAAGTAGTTAACGATGTAGAACCAAAAGACAGAGATATCGCGATGGTATTCCAGAACTACGCTCTGTATCCTCATATGACAGTATATGACAACATGGCTTTCGGTCTTAAATTAAGAAAAGTTCCGAAAGATGAGATTGATAAAATGGTTCATGAAGCAGCAAGAATCCTTGACCTGGAACCATTATTAGATCGTAAACCAAAAGCTTTATCAGGTGGACAGAGACAGCGTGTTGCTATGGGACGTGCTATCGTTCGTAGCCCGAAAGTATTCCTTATGGATGAGCCGCTTTCTAACCTTGATGCTAAGTTAAGAGGTCAGATGCGTATCGAGATTTCTAAATTACATCAGAGATTAGGTACAACAATCATCTATGTAACACATGACCAGGTAGAGGCTATGACACTTGGTACAAGAATCGTAGTTATGAGCGCTGGTATTGTTCAGCAGGTAGATACACCTAAAGCATTATATGATACACCATGTAACTTATTCGTAGCCGGATTCATCGGATCACCACAGATGAACTTCTTAGATGCTACATGTAAAGTAAATGGCGGTAAAGTAAGTCTTCAGGTTGGAGCTGCAAACATTGCACTTCCAGATGCAAAAGGTAAGAAATTAATCGAAGGTGGATACGAAGGAAAGACAGTTGTACTTGGTATTCGTCCGGAAGACGTACATGATGAGGCTGATTTCATTGCTAAATCTCCGGATACATGTATCGAAGCTACAATCCGTGTATACGAGATGTTAGGTGCAGAAGCAAACTTATACTTCGATTACGAAGGAGCTAACATGACAGCTCGCGTTGAGCCAAGAACACCAGCAAGACCTGGCGATACAGTGAAGTTTGCATTTGACGCAGATAAGATCCATGTATTTGACAAAGAAACAGAGATGACAATCACAAACTAA